From Macaca fascicularis isolate 582-1 chromosome 14, T2T-MFA8v1.1, a single genomic window includes:
- the LOC123568670 gene encoding uncharacterized protein: MTGSTPSVRALIPEIRSLMLFPAGDKRFEGSVCVEGGTVHPIRIFPLRPSAAETLQTPRAAHPLTEADSGRFRADPRCQGADSIPGRIVRRRGPSGRRASTLGSRCPQRAEIRGALGHLSASFEPNPRRLPGPDGPSTDSQARVALPGPQGTDTTADVPSTTVSRSQERSTQQRSADPEFSRDETRRPALWTVLPTQPGGRRSPAHPETSLPPSLLGRRAPQLEQPPGLGSFGRTPFSRTSKTGYLVHALQTTLWTCSLLFKSPTGERGKKKSRGDPSQLEEKISKGCPQRRKKPRLYRPSNYNRTFRRMRRQGFPPGPHQKPAHPSHTARLSGRKDSNSTTRRPPSCCWAVAEAVHGIPQVATAPHPPPSTLEGSSVTDHG; this comes from the exons ATGACGGGGTCCACGCCCAGCGTCCGCGCCCTGATTCCCGAA ATACGTTCATTAATGCTTTTTCCAGCCGGAGACAAACGTTTTGAgggtagtgtgtgtgtggagggggggaCGG TGCATCCAATAAGAATTTTTCCACTCAGGCCCTCCGCTGCCGAGACGCTGCAGACTCCCAGAGCGGCTCACCCACTCACCGAAGCGGATTCTGGGCGGTTTCGGGCTGACCCGCGCTGTCAGGGAGCGGACTCGATTCCGGGGCGCATTGTTAGGAGAAGGGGCCCCTCGGGGCGGCGCGCCTCGACCCTGGGCTCCCGGTGCCCGCAGAGGGCGGAGATCCGCGGTGCCCTAGGCCACCTATCCGCATCTTTCGAGCCAAACCCCCGGCGCTTACCCGGACCCGACGGCCCAAGCACTGACTCCCAGGCAAGAGTCGCCCTTCCTGGTCCCCAAGGAACTGACACTACGGCGGACGTTCCCTCTACGACAGTCAGCAGGTCCCAGGAGCGCAGCACGCAACAGCGCAGCGCAGACCCAGAATTTTCCCGGGATGAGACCCGGAGGCCCGCGCTCTGGACCGTCCTCCCTACCCAGCCTGGAGGCCGGCGTTCCCCGGCCCACCCGGagacctccctccctccctccctcctgggtcGCCGCGCGCCCCAGTTGGAGCAGCCTCCGGGGCTGGGCTCTTTTGGCCGGACTCCCTTCTCCCGGACATCCAAAACAGGTTACCTTGTCCACGCTCTCCAGACCACGCTTTGGACTTGCTCACTTTTATTTAAGAGTCCGACgggggaaagagggaaaaaaaaatccagaggaGATCCAAGTCAATTGGAAGAAAAAATTTCGAAAGGGTGTCCACAGAGGCGGAAAAAG CCCAGGCTCTACCGACCTTCAAACTACAACAGAACTTTCAGGAGAATGCGGAGACAGGGCTTCCCACCCGGACCTCACCAGAAACCCGCACACCCCAGCCACACTGCTCGTCTTTCAGGCAGAAAGGACTCCAACTCCACCACCAGGAGGCCCCCTTCCTGCTGCTGGGCAGTTGCAGAGGCTGTTCATGGCATTCCACAGGTGGCGACTGCCCCCCACCCTCCTCCTAGCACTTTAGAGGGTTCCTCTGTGACAGACCATGGCTAG